The Burkholderia ambifaria AMMD genome has a segment encoding these proteins:
- a CDS encoding DUF883 family protein, which produces MALTDSIEHKLDRGLSEIRRTGRRVGRTTRSAAHDLHADVTDDLRGLVDELEDLLKNDGDGDIAALRKRVQARLDEARSTLDYASGTAAARLRESAERVSQAVHDNPWQTAGVVAGLAFVAGLLLSSRR; this is translated from the coding sequence ATGGCGCTCACCGACTCGATCGAACACAAGCTGGATCGCGGCCTGTCCGAAATCCGTCGCACCGGCCGGCGTGTCGGACGCACGACGCGCTCGGCTGCCCACGACCTGCATGCGGATGTGACCGACGATCTGCGCGGGCTGGTCGACGAACTGGAAGACCTGCTGAAGAACGATGGCGACGGCGATATCGCCGCGTTGCGCAAGCGGGTGCAGGCGCGGCTCGACGAAGCGCGCAGCACGCTCGACTACGCGTCGGGCACCGCGGCCGCCCGGCTGCGCGAATCCGCCGAACGCGTGTCGCAAGCCGTGCACGACAACCCGTGGCAGACCGCGGGCGTCGTCGCGGGCCTCGCGTTCGTCGCCGGCCTGCTCCTT